The Xanthomonas indica genome has a segment encoding these proteins:
- a CDS encoding Hpt domain-containing protein, which translates to MSALRDAMSHAALGWVKPELDETLRQVRGEIEAFVEEPADTGRMRFCAGYLHQVQGTLRMVELYAPAMVAEELELLATAVQNGQAADRDEACATLMRGTVLLPDYLERLQDGHRDIPIVLLPLLNEIRAARGEAGLSEGALFALAPDAAAATEAELDHARGSLAGRNRELLDTVGTAIKEELLRVKDALDLHLRTGGDVAALQTQVDELGSVADTLGVMGLGVARSVVVQQRDALRSIVDGAREADEGLLLDIAGALLYVDASLDDQVAYLGAGGDVHDDASAAEARRTVEVLAHEAIANFGSAREHFVAFIETNWDHARLDEVPRLLGEVAGALRMLELPQPADYLEGVRRYVATELIGKRRVPSGRQLDTLADAMASLEYYLEALRERRPGREEILDITRSSLEALRYWPLPETAPAAPGVLPSGSEAAESVAPPPVAADRIVESASPSIAPPAVPAWDLAPAEDAPETTPRTQDAAPSAPQAPQWSLATDEPDAAAEPASVAADDAAVRDEAAQESTAPSQGLSFDPVAAEQDSWTGTAEPLHISLDSLVLEQDALRPETPPAFAQEDEAAAASAASASEVAGFDPVAAEYSDAAPAETPAAFAGLGEHDDPNLIIVDAPAAAEDTDASTPPLVIELEDAPAFADVPSMAADEEPALDWHATPASQDEEPASMLADVGADIAHGERLDAAGEAEPFDAAVEDEGAAHASPTWTQEVAVPDGVHETDSPAALDGAAHADADLASIGEDAHSDVVADAPSVPAQAEPEPGHHATPEPASEHAATAETAVPVSDAEAAFLADLEAAAAQFDVTAAATGGEHAAPAAAEASAAPGAAPAIATPTLETGFIDGDGEIDEEIRAVFLEEFDEELVNLGTLLPAWRAAPGHMESLRPIRRVFHTLKGSGRLVGARVLGEFSWKIESMLNRVLDGSRPASPAVVAMVEQAYAVLPQLNAALRGDGAVQADLDAIQAVAERIAAGEDAFYFATPQAAAVPRAGTPASVDSVLREILEAEVGTHLETVHDWLQHAPQPATEALLRAMHTMSGAFAMTDVPEITAVTGPAESYVKRALASGSVPSADGVRALEESARAIAATIAELQAPSPVIPPFTELSQRLRALVDTLPEVQWPPIAYDEDEEDLSASAPADAGLDAQAVQAVELTAADDLSAFVGDAAHLHETLPADDAAGQADERASDQRAVDVSADAITESTQAEAGATLDADADAEAAVPASASEHASPAAEASAQDQPPSHDTASVDATTHDDREADEQAALAQEGQLDELTVEAPLSAEQVPAESAPEALDPGAEPDATADAIAADAATGTQVDAQELQAPEHDGEAQGSEDRATDAQTEETQDAAAHAQDAQVLDHAAADGDAQAHAIDAQAEDTQGAAVHAQDAQAFDHTAADRDGEDQATDAQANDSQDASAHAEATQGPDHDAAHRDADAPTDDAAEAHEQQLNEEAPAIGLRQQPSASSSGWRHDGTASANDDTEAAAEHGDATPDGASHPDEVTDADGAASLAADAAGAHTDAEAQAEHVEPIDGARDGAPQDAALAADHATHVPPSDTAEAADTHHAASDEAHHAPQADTAQDDTTTAADAGAAASADDLHEDTHQHGSEAAASAPSEVDAAHAAADGARIDLSAADLGPLDFADLDRELVDIFVDEGKDLLDHCDRLIAELRAAPQDRDVLGGLQRDLHTLKGGARMAGINAIGDLGHGIESLLEAVAAHRTELDRQDVQLLERGFDRLHQLLTLTGNHRAVAMPQDLIGAFDARTHGQVPAVAGDAEADAAPPVAMADAALTTAALAAVAAPLSAPLPVEGALDDESTIARPMQEQVRVRADLLDRLVNHAGEVAIYRSRLEQQLGAFRGAMAELDRTNARLRDQLRRLDLETEAQIVARYQREQDQAEQSFDPLELDRFSTLQQLSRALNESAADLGGLQGVLDDLARQYDGLLQQQSRVSSELQDGLMRARMVPFDGLVPRLRRVVRQAASETGKQVHLSLEGTHGELDRNVLDRMVAPLEHMLRNSVAHGLEAPEQRRAAGKAEEGNIAIRLRREGSEIVLEVADDGAGLDREAIRRRAEQRGLVAADAALSDDELDALIFAPGFSTYDQVSQLAGRGVGMDVVRNEVRQLGGSVDIHSVRGQGVTFTLRLPQTLAVTQAVFVQIGDTTFAVPVASVSGIGRIGRERFEAGTGGYRYSGEEYALYDLGSLVGQAPARAEGQAQVPLLLVRAGDLRAAVAIDQVLGNREIVVKPVGLQIASVPGIYGATITGDGRVVVILDIAPLVRRYLAQPQRPVVEAVPTEQRRVPLVMVVDDSLTMRKVTGRVLERHNFDVVSARDGVEALERLEERVPDLMLLDIEMPRMDGYELATAMRADQRYTAVPIVMITSRSGEKHRQRAFELGVQRYLGKPYQELDLMRNVYDLLGIARVRE; encoded by the coding sequence ATGAGCGCGCTGCGCGATGCGATGAGCCATGCCGCGCTGGGCTGGGTCAAGCCGGAACTGGACGAGACCCTGCGCCAGGTGCGCGGCGAGATCGAAGCCTTCGTCGAGGAACCGGCCGACACCGGGCGCATGCGTTTCTGCGCCGGCTACCTGCACCAAGTGCAGGGCACCTTGCGCATGGTCGAGCTGTACGCGCCGGCGATGGTCGCCGAGGAGCTGGAACTGCTGGCCACGGCAGTGCAGAACGGCCAGGCGGCCGACCGCGACGAGGCCTGCGCCACGCTGATGCGCGGCACCGTGCTGCTGCCGGACTACCTGGAGCGCCTGCAGGACGGCCATCGCGACATTCCGATCGTGCTGCTGCCCTTGCTCAACGAGATCCGCGCCGCGCGCGGCGAAGCCGGGCTCAGCGAGGGCGCGCTGTTCGCGCTGGCGCCCGACGCTGCCGCCGCCACCGAGGCCGAGCTGGACCATGCGCGCGGTAGCCTTGCCGGGCGCAATCGCGAACTGCTCGACACCGTCGGCACCGCGATCAAGGAAGAACTGCTGCGGGTCAAGGACGCGCTGGACCTGCACCTGCGCACCGGCGGCGACGTCGCCGCGCTGCAGACCCAGGTCGACGAACTGGGCAGCGTCGCCGATACCCTGGGCGTGATGGGCCTGGGCGTGGCGCGCAGCGTGGTGGTGCAGCAGCGCGATGCGCTGCGCAGCATCGTCGACGGCGCGCGCGAGGCCGACGAAGGCCTGTTGCTGGATATCGCCGGCGCGCTGCTGTACGTGGATGCCTCGCTCGACGACCAGGTCGCCTACCTGGGCGCCGGCGGCGATGTGCACGACGACGCCAGCGCCGCCGAGGCGCGACGGACGGTGGAAGTGCTGGCGCACGAGGCAATCGCCAACTTCGGCAGCGCCCGCGAGCATTTCGTCGCCTTCATCGAGACCAACTGGGACCACGCGCGCCTGGACGAGGTGCCGCGCCTGCTCGGCGAGGTCGCCGGCGCCCTGCGCATGCTGGAACTGCCGCAGCCGGCCGACTACCTGGAAGGCGTGCGCCGCTACGTCGCCACCGAACTGATCGGCAAGCGCCGCGTGCCCAGCGGCCGCCAGCTCGACACCCTGGCCGACGCGATGGCCAGCCTCGAGTACTACCTGGAAGCGCTGCGCGAGCGCCGTCCGGGGCGCGAGGAGATCCTCGACATCACCCGCAGCAGCCTGGAAGCGCTGCGCTACTGGCCGTTGCCCGAGACCGCGCCGGCCGCGCCGGGCGTGTTGCCGAGCGGGAGCGAGGCGGCCGAATCGGTTGCGCCGCCACCGGTGGCCGCCGATCGCATCGTCGAGTCCGCGTCCCCGTCCATCGCCCCGCCGGCCGTGCCGGCCTGGGATCTGGCGCCGGCCGAGGACGCGCCGGAGACCACGCCGCGCACGCAGGACGCCGCGCCGTCCGCACCGCAGGCGCCGCAATGGAGCCTGGCCACGGACGAACCCGACGCTGCGGCCGAACCCGCCTCCGTGGCGGCCGACGATGCTGCCGTGCGCGACGAAGCCGCGCAGGAGTCCACGGCGCCGTCGCAGGGGCTCAGTTTCGATCCGGTCGCGGCCGAACAGGACAGCTGGACCGGCACCGCCGAGCCGCTGCACATCAGCCTCGATTCCCTGGTGCTGGAGCAGGACGCGCTGCGGCCGGAGACGCCGCCCGCGTTCGCGCAGGAAGACGAGGCGGCAGCCGCTTCCGCGGCGTCCGCCTCCGAGGTCGCCGGCTTCGATCCGGTGGCCGCCGAGTACAGCGACGCGGCGCCGGCCGAGACGCCGGCCGCGTTCGCGGGCCTGGGCGAGCACGACGATCCCAACCTGATCATCGTCGACGCGCCGGCCGCTGCAGAAGACACCGACGCTTCCACGCCGCCGCTGGTCATCGAACTGGAGGACGCGCCGGCGTTCGCCGATGTGCCGAGCATGGCGGCCGACGAAGAACCTGCACTCGATTGGCATGCCACTCCGGCCTCGCAGGACGAGGAGCCGGCGTCCATGCTGGCTGACGTCGGCGCCGACATCGCGCACGGCGAGCGTCTCGACGCGGCAGGGGAGGCGGAGCCTTTCGACGCCGCTGTCGAAGACGAAGGTGCCGCGCACGCGAGCCCCACCTGGACGCAGGAAGTCGCCGTCCCCGACGGCGTACACGAGACCGATTCTCCCGCTGCCCTCGATGGCGCGGCGCATGCCGATGCCGACCTCGCCAGCATCGGCGAGGACGCGCACAGCGATGTCGTGGCCGACGCACCATCGGTGCCGGCACAGGCCGAGCCGGAACCCGGGCACCATGCGACGCCGGAGCCGGCGTCGGAACACGCTGCGACTGCGGAGACCGCTGTGCCGGTGTCGGACGCCGAAGCGGCGTTCCTCGCCGACCTGGAAGCGGCCGCGGCGCAATTCGATGTCACCGCTGCCGCGACCGGCGGCGAGCATGCCGCACCCGCCGCCGCGGAGGCGAGCGCCGCGCCCGGCGCCGCGCCTGCTATCGCGACGCCTACCCTCGAGACCGGTTTCATCGACGGCGATGGCGAGATCGACGAGGAAATCCGCGCGGTGTTCCTCGAGGAGTTCGACGAGGAACTGGTCAATCTCGGCACGTTGCTGCCGGCCTGGCGCGCCGCACCCGGCCACATGGAAAGCCTGCGCCCGATCCGCCGCGTGTTCCACACCTTGAAGGGCAGTGGCCGCCTGGTCGGTGCGCGCGTGCTCGGCGAGTTCAGCTGGAAGATCGAGAGCATGCTCAACCGCGTGCTCGACGGCTCGCGCCCCGCCAGCCCGGCGGTCGTGGCCATGGTCGAGCAGGCCTACGCAGTGCTCCCGCAGCTCAATGCCGCGCTGCGCGGCGACGGCGCGGTGCAGGCCGACCTGGATGCGATCCAGGCCGTGGCCGAGCGCATCGCCGCCGGCGAGGACGCCTTCTATTTCGCGACCCCGCAGGCCGCGGCCGTGCCGCGCGCGGGCACGCCGGCGTCGGTGGACAGCGTGCTGCGCGAGATCCTCGAAGCCGAGGTCGGCACCCACCTGGAGACCGTGCACGACTGGCTGCAGCACGCGCCGCAACCGGCGACCGAAGCGCTGCTGCGTGCGATGCACACCATGAGCGGTGCGTTCGCGATGACCGACGTGCCGGAGATCACCGCCGTCACCGGCCCGGCCGAGAGCTACGTCAAGCGCGCGCTGGCGTCGGGCAGCGTGCCGAGCGCCGACGGCGTGCGCGCGCTCGAGGAGTCGGCGCGTGCCATCGCCGCCACCATCGCGGAATTGCAGGCGCCATCCCCGGTGATTCCGCCGTTCACCGAACTGTCGCAGCGCCTGCGTGCGCTGGTGGACACGCTGCCGGAAGTGCAGTGGCCGCCGATCGCGTACGACGAGGACGAGGAAGACCTGTCCGCGTCGGCACCGGCCGACGCCGGCCTGGATGCACAGGCTGTGCAGGCGGTGGAACTCACCGCGGCCGACGACCTGTCGGCGTTCGTGGGCGATGCCGCGCATCTGCACGAGACGCTGCCGGCGGACGACGCGGCCGGGCAGGCCGACGAACGCGCCTCCGACCAGCGTGCTGTCGACGTCTCCGCGGACGCGATAACGGAGTCCACGCAGGCTGAAGCCGGGGCCACGCTCGATGCTGATGCTGATGCTGAGGCGGCCGTGCCGGCATCGGCGAGCGAGCACGCGTCGCCTGCGGCAGAGGCGTCCGCGCAGGACCAGCCACCGAGCCACGACACGGCATCGGTCGACGCGACGACGCACGACGACCGCGAGGCCGACGAACAGGCGGCATTGGCGCAGGAGGGCCAGCTCGACGAGCTGACGGTCGAGGCGCCATTGAGCGCCGAGCAGGTGCCGGCCGAGTCGGCGCCGGAGGCGCTGGACCCGGGCGCGGAGCCGGACGCGACCGCGGATGCGATCGCCGCCGATGCTGCCACCGGCACCCAAGTCGATGCGCAGGAACTGCAAGCGCCGGAACACGATGGCGAGGCGCAGGGTTCCGAGGATCGCGCGACCGATGCGCAAACCGAGGAGACCCAGGACGCAGCCGCGCACGCGCAGGATGCGCAGGTACTCGATCACGCGGCGGCGGACGGTGATGCCCAGGCTCACGCGATCGACGCACAGGCGGAGGACACCCAGGGCGCAGCCGTCCACGCGCAGGATGCGCAGGCGTTCGACCACACGGCAGCAGACCGCGATGGCGAGGACCAGGCAACCGACGCGCAGGCGAACGACAGCCAGGATGCGTCCGCACACGCGGAAGCGACGCAGGGACCGGATCACGACGCCGCGCACCGCGACGCCGATGCGCCCACCGACGACGCCGCCGAAGCGCACGAGCAGCAACTCAATGAGGAGGCTCCCGCAATCGGTCTGCGGCAGCAGCCGTCGGCATCGTCGAGCGGCTGGCGCCACGACGGCACAGCCTCGGCCAACGACGATACCGAGGCCGCCGCCGAGCATGGCGATGCCACGCCGGATGGCGCATCGCATCCGGACGAGGTGACGGACGCGGACGGTGCAGCTTCCCTCGCCGCGGACGCGGCGGGCGCGCACACCGACGCCGAAGCGCAGGCAGAGCACGTCGAGCCGATCGACGGCGCACGCGATGGCGCGCCGCAGGACGCAGCCCTTGCAGCGGACCATGCCACGCACGTACCGCCGTCCGATACTGCAGAGGCGGCGGACACGCATCACGCGGCGTCCGACGAAGCGCACCATGCGCCTCAGGCCGACACCGCTCAGGACGACACGACCACGGCGGCCGATGCCGGCGCGGCAGCGTCTGCCGACGACCTCCACGAAGACACCCATCAGCACGGGTCGGAGGCGGCCGCATCCGCGCCGTCCGAGGTCGACGCCGCGCATGCCGCGGCCGATGGCGCGAGGATCGATCTGTCGGCCGCCGATCTCGGCCCGCTGGACTTCGCCGACCTCGATCGCGAACTGGTCGATATCTTCGTCGACGAAGGCAAGGATCTGCTCGACCACTGCGATCGCCTGATCGCCGAGCTGCGCGCCGCGCCGCAGGACCGCGACGTGCTCGGCGGCCTGCAGCGCGACCTGCACACGCTCAAGGGCGGCGCGCGCATGGCCGGCATCAACGCCATCGGCGACCTCGGCCATGGCATCGAGTCCTTGCTGGAGGCAGTCGCCGCCCATCGCACCGAGCTCGACCGCCAGGACGTGCAACTGCTGGAACGCGGCTTCGATCGCCTGCACCAGTTGTTGACCCTGACCGGCAACCACCGCGCGGTGGCGATGCCGCAGGACCTGATCGGCGCGTTCGATGCACGCACGCACGGGCAGGTGCCTGCCGTCGCTGGCGATGCCGAGGCCGATGCCGCCCCGCCGGTCGCGATGGCCGACGCCGCGCTGACCACGGCGGCACTGGCCGCCGTGGCGGCGCCGCTGTCGGCCCCGCTGCCGGTGGAGGGCGCGCTCGACGACGAGTCGACGATCGCGCGGCCGATGCAGGAACAGGTGCGCGTGCGCGCCGACCTGCTCGACCGCCTGGTCAACCACGCCGGCGAAGTGGCGATCTACCGCTCGCGGCTGGAGCAGCAGTTGGGCGCATTCCGTGGCGCGATGGCCGAACTGGACCGCACCAACGCGCGTCTGCGCGACCAGCTGCGGCGTCTGGACCTGGAAACCGAGGCGCAGATCGTCGCCCGCTACCAGCGCGAGCAGGACCAGGCCGAGCAGAGCTTCGACCCGCTGGAGCTGGACCGCTTCTCCACGCTGCAGCAGCTCAGCCGCGCGCTCAACGAGTCCGCGGCCGACCTGGGCGGCCTGCAGGGCGTGCTCGACGACCTGGCGCGGCAGTACGACGGCCTGCTGCAACAACAGTCGCGCGTCAGTTCGGAGCTGCAGGACGGGCTGATGCGCGCGCGCATGGTGCCGTTCGACGGCCTGGTGCCGCGGCTGCGGCGCGTGGTGCGCCAGGCCGCCAGCGAAACCGGCAAGCAGGTGCACCTGAGCCTGGAAGGCACCCATGGCGAACTCGACCGCAACGTGCTCGATCGCATGGTCGCGCCGCTGGAGCACATGCTGCGCAACTCGGTCGCGCACGGCCTGGAAGCGCCGGAACAGCGCCGCGCCGCGGGCAAGGCGGAGGAGGGCAACATCGCCATCCGCCTGCGCCGCGAGGGTTCGGAAATCGTGCTGGAAGTGGCCGACGACGGCGCCGGGCTCGACCGCGAGGCGATCCGTCGCCGCGCCGAGCAGCGCGGGCTGGTCGCCGCCGACGCGGCGCTGTCCGACGACGAACTGGATGCGCTGATCTTCGCGCCCGGGTTCAGCACCTACGACCAGGTCAGCCAGCTGGCCGGCCGCGGCGTGGGCATGGACGTGGTGCGCAACGAAGTGCGCCAGCTCGGCGGCTCGGTGGACATCCACTCGGTACGCGGCCAGGGCGTGACCTTCACCCTGCGCCTGCCGCAGACCCTGGCGGTGACCCAGGCGGTGTTCGTGCAGATCGGCGACACCACCTTCGCGGTGCCGGTGGCGTCGGTCAGCGGTATCGGCCGCATCGGCCGCGAACGCTTCGAGGCCGGCACCGGCGGCTACCGCTACAGCGGCGAGGAGTACGCGCTATACGACCTCGGCTCGCTGGTCGGGCAGGCGCCGGCGCGCGCTGAAGGCCAGGCGCAGGTGCCGCTGCTGCTGGTGCGCGCGGGCGATCTGCGTGCGGCGGTGGCGATCGACCAGGTGCTCGGCAACCGCGAAATCGTGGTCAAGCCGGTCGGCCTGCAGATCGCCTCGGTGCCCGGCATCTACGGCGCCACCATCACCGGCGACGGCCGCGTGGTGGTGATCCTCGACATCGCCCCGCTGGTGCGCCGCTACCTGGCGCAGCCGCAGCGGCCGGTGGTGGAGGCGGTGCCGACCGAACAGCGCCGCGTGCCGCTGGTGATGGTGGTCGACGACTCGCTGACCATGCGCAAGGTCACCGGCCGCGTGCTGGAACGGCACAACTTCGACGTAGTGTCCGCGCGCGACGGCGTCGAGGCGCTGGAACGCCTGGAAGAGCGCGTGCCCGACCTGATGCTGCTGGACATCGAGATGCCGCGCATGGACGGCTACGAACTGGCGACCGCGATGCGCGCCGACCAGCGCTACACCGCCGTGCCGATCGTGATGATCACCTCGCGCAGCGGCGAAAAGCACCGCCAGCGCGCCTTCGAACTGGGCGTGCAGCGCTACCTCGGCAAGCCTTATCAAGAGTTGGATCTGATGCGCAACGTTTACGACCTGCTGGGGATCGCCCGTGTTCGCGAATGA
- a CDS encoding methyl-accepting chemotaxis protein: protein MSTAPDARKASKLGSVGTSFWLGLLALSLVVFGANTGVATWQGNRLAGASTGAADLQVLSQQLANQARDAVSGNAETFKQFKQTKAKVESTVAELNARYANETGVSGPLQTLNGTWAPLAKNAQQVVDSEPAVLALAGNADRFVGGVPQLQAQLNEVVRAMTVGGAPAAQIYNTLQQVVVAGTMARRVTEMRAGGRGAASAGDALARDSVVFGQMLEGLRNGNEELGIAPVRNAAALAALEQSQAQWAEMKKDLDALQASSRSLFAAQSAAAALTAGSGKMLEDSKKLFDAFSAFGSTRDTRWFPNFWLGVISGLLALLSIIGFVWTTVRSRSREQEIRLQTQVEYNSRNQQAIMRLLDEISSLGEGDLTVKASVTEDMTGAIADAINYAVDELRHLVTTINDTSAKVAVSTEETQATARQLAEAAGHQAEQIGSASVRINEIAASIEQVSRNSTESAEVAQRSVVIAAEGAGVVRETIQGMDQIRDQIQETSKRIKRLGESTQEIGSIVELINDISEQTNILALNAAVQAASAGEAGRGFALVADEVQRLAERTSGATRRIEGLVQTIQADTNEAVSSMEQTTSEVVSGARLAEDAGTALTEIERVSNALNTLIKNISIAAHQQSAAAIDITQTMDVIRQITGQTSQGAGQTAESIGRLAQLAADLRRSVADFKLPA from the coding sequence ATGAGTACTGCTCCGGACGCCCGCAAGGCCAGCAAGCTCGGCAGCGTGGGCACGAGTTTCTGGCTGGGCCTGCTGGCGCTGTCGCTGGTCGTGTTCGGCGCCAACACCGGCGTGGCCACCTGGCAGGGCAACCGCCTGGCCGGCGCCAGCACCGGCGCGGCCGACCTGCAGGTGCTGTCGCAACAGCTGGCCAACCAGGCCCGCGACGCGGTGTCCGGCAACGCCGAGACCTTCAAGCAGTTCAAGCAGACCAAGGCGAAGGTGGAGAGCACCGTCGCCGAGCTCAATGCGCGCTATGCCAACGAAACCGGCGTGTCCGGGCCGTTGCAGACCCTCAACGGCACCTGGGCGCCGCTGGCCAAGAACGCACAGCAGGTGGTGGACAGCGAACCGGCGGTGCTGGCGCTGGCCGGCAATGCCGACCGCTTCGTCGGCGGCGTGCCGCAGCTGCAGGCGCAGTTGAACGAGGTGGTGCGCGCGATGACCGTCGGCGGCGCCCCCGCCGCGCAGATCTACAACACCCTGCAGCAGGTGGTGGTGGCCGGCACCATGGCCCGCCGCGTCACCGAAATGCGCGCCGGCGGCCGCGGCGCCGCCAGCGCCGGCGACGCGCTGGCGCGCGACTCGGTGGTGTTCGGGCAGATGCTCGAGGGCCTGCGCAACGGCAACGAGGAACTGGGCATCGCCCCGGTGCGCAACGCCGCCGCCTTGGCCGCGCTGGAGCAGTCGCAGGCGCAATGGGCGGAAATGAAGAAGGACCTGGACGCGCTGCAGGCCAGCTCGCGCAGCCTGTTCGCCGCGCAATCCGCCGCTGCGGCGCTGACCGCCGGCTCGGGCAAGATGCTGGAGGACAGCAAGAAGCTGTTCGACGCGTTCTCCGCGTTCGGCTCCACCCGCGATACCCGGTGGTTCCCGAACTTCTGGCTGGGCGTGATCTCCGGCCTGCTGGCGCTGCTGTCGATCATCGGTTTCGTCTGGACCACGGTGCGCAGCCGCAGCCGCGAGCAGGAAATCCGCCTGCAGACCCAGGTCGAGTACAACAGCCGCAACCAGCAGGCGATCATGCGCCTGCTCGACGAAATCAGCTCGCTCGGCGAAGGCGACCTGACGGTCAAGGCCTCGGTCACCGAGGACATGACCGGCGCCATCGCCGACGCGATCAACTACGCCGTCGACGAGCTGCGCCACCTGGTGACCACCATCAACGACACCTCGGCCAAGGTCGCCGTGTCCACCGAGGAAACCCAGGCCACCGCGCGGCAACTGGCCGAGGCGGCCGGCCACCAGGCCGAGCAGATCGGTTCGGCCTCGGTCCGCATCAACGAAATCGCCGCCAGCATCGAGCAGGTCTCGCGCAACTCCACCGAATCGGCGGAAGTGGCGCAGCGTTCGGTGGTGATCGCCGCCGAGGGCGCTGGCGTGGTCCGCGAGACCATCCAGGGCATGGACCAGATCCGCGACCAGATCCAGGAGACCTCCAAGCGCATCAAGCGCCTGGGCGAGTCGACCCAGGAGATCGGCTCGATCGTGGAACTGATCAACGACATTTCCGAGCAGACCAACATCCTGGCGCTCAACGCCGCGGTGCAGGCCGCCTCGGCCGGCGAGGCCGGCCGCGGTTTCGCCCTGGTCGCCGACGAAGTGCAGCGCCTGGCCGAACGCACCTCCGGCGCCACCCGCCGCATCGAAGGCCTGGTGCAGACCATTCAGGCCGATACCAACGAAGCGGTCAGCTCGATGGAGCAGACCACCTCCGAAGTGGTGTCCGGCGCGCGCCTGGCCGAAGACGCCGGCACCGCGCTGACCGAGATCGAGCGCGTGTCCAACGCGCTCAACACCCTCATCAAGAACATCTCCATCGCCGCGCACCAGCAGTCGGCGGCGGCGATCGACATCACCCAGACGATGGACGTGATCCGGCAGATCACCGGACAGACCTCGCAAGGCGCGGGACAGACCGCCGAATCGATCGGCCGCCTGGCGCAACTGGCGGCGGACCTGCGGCGCTCGGTCGCCGACTTCAAGCTGCCGGCGTAA
- a CDS encoding chemotaxis protein CheW, with the protein MRSPFDILEAYERRSLAHAVQMPERAFDDDVWRGVGYRVGKRHLVSDFREVVEIVRMPPVTPVPGAQPWLLGVGNLRGNLFPVVDLKQFLEGERTALQEGQRVLIMRQSGGDVALTIDELFGQRSFTEAQAVEPGDLAQGRYAHFIDRAFRGDAQDWGVFSLSLLSRTPEFRQAAA; encoded by the coding sequence ATGCGCTCGCCCTTCGACATCCTCGAGGCCTACGAGCGGCGCAGCCTGGCGCACGCCGTGCAGATGCCCGAGCGCGCCTTCGACGACGACGTCTGGCGCGGGGTCGGCTACCGCGTCGGCAAGCGCCACCTGGTCTCGGACTTCCGCGAAGTGGTGGAAATCGTGCGCATGCCGCCGGTCACCCCGGTGCCGGGCGCGCAGCCGTGGCTGCTGGGCGTGGGCAACCTGCGCGGCAACCTGTTCCCGGTGGTCGACCTGAAGCAATTCCTGGAAGGCGAGCGCACCGCGCTGCAGGAAGGCCAGCGCGTGCTGATCATGCGCCAGAGCGGCGGCGACGTGGCCCTGACCATCGACGAACTGTTTGGCCAGCGCAGTTTCACCGAGGCGCAGGCGGTGGAGCCGGGCGATCTGGCCCAGGGCCGCTACGCGCACTTCATCGACCGCGCCTTCCGCGGCGACGCCCAGGACTGGGGCGTGTTCTCGCTGTCGCTGCTGTCGCGCACTCCCGAATTCCGGCAAGCCGCCGCCTGA
- a CDS encoding response regulator, translating to MARILLIEDSPTDRAVFTQWLEKAGHQVLSTDNAEDGIKLVREQAPSLVLMDVVLPGMSGFQATRALSRDEATRHIPVLIISTKSMETDKVWGMRQGATDYIVKPPREDELIARINQLVG from the coding sequence ATGGCCCGTATCTTGTTGATCGAGGACTCACCGACCGACCGGGCGGTGTTCACGCAATGGCTGGAAAAAGCCGGGCACCAAGTCCTGTCCACCGACAATGCGGAGGACGGGATCAAGCTGGTGCGCGAGCAGGCGCCGAGCCTGGTGCTGATGGACGTGGTGCTGCCGGGCATGAGCGGCTTCCAGGCCACCCGCGCGCTGTCGCGCGACGAGGCCACCCGGCACATCCCGGTGCTGATCATCAGCACCAAGAGCATGGAGACCGACAAGGTCTGGGGCATGCGCCAGGGCGCCACCGACTACATCGTCAAGCCGCCGCGGGAAGACGAACTGATCGCCCGCATCAACCAGCTGGTGGGCTGA
- the pilG gene encoding twitching motility response regulator PilG, translated as MSENTTAGGELAGLRVMVIDDSKTIRRTAETLLKREGCEVVTATDGFEALAKIADQQPQIIFVDIMMPRLDGYQTCALIKGNQLFKATPVIMLSSKDGLFDKARGRIVGSEQYLTKPFTREELLGAIRTYVNA; from the coding sequence ATGAGTGAAAACACGACTGCGGGTGGGGAACTCGCAGGCTTGCGGGTCATGGTGATCGACGATTCGAAAACAATCCGTCGTACCGCCGAAACGTTGCTGAAGCGCGAAGGGTGCGAAGTGGTGACGGCGACCGACGGCTTCGAGGCCCTGGCCAAGATCGCCGACCAGCAGCCGCAGATCATCTTCGTGGACATCATGATGCCGCGGCTGGACGGCTATCAGACCTGCGCGCTGATCAAGGGCAACCAGCTGTTCAAGGCCACGCCGGTGATCATGCTGTCCTCCAAGGACGGTCTGTTCGACAAGGCGCGCGGGCGCATCGTCGGTTCCGAGCAGTACCTCACCAAACCCTTTACACGCGAAGAGCTGCTGGGCGCGATCCGTACATACGTCAACGCCTGA